From the Ciona intestinalis chromosome 2, KH, whole genome shotgun sequence genome, one window contains:
- the LOC100186186 gene encoding lymphoid-specific helicase-like, which produces MRIRVRFTPKRRVRTYSSSEHEETEESEEEMDIKEEDVNPPLLQPTRRSSRAVKKSTYCEASSDEEEKVEKKRKVPSKYKAKKKKKVDDDDEYKLSEHSEDDKEEMLSNDESAQNKSRGSDEEGEVGPSDINIDELLENKFYRPDQKSVVEAVEDIGGIRYFNDQMVNPAQPKLLCGGMLRDYQITGYQWLKIMYENGESGILADEMGLGKTIQAIAMVCKLVEVGVNGPFLVCAPTTTVANWFNEFKKFAPKISLMLYHGTAPERYHLIETLMEHLNDKTQVVVITSYEILLRDRPALMKHSWGYLILDEGHRVKNSNSRTIKELKKLTIRGKLMLTGTPIQNNLTELWSLLNFLLPAVFDDMAIFRSWFNLDVLQKDEKVLSMLHQVLTPFLLRRSKSDVDIKIPPKREMLVMAPLACLQEKFYRATVDRSIRHLLINKDYFNITPGVAHPDLIASNSQEMKDETSLKYPTTRSKTIGSMKRTIEPDDDFVVNVTLNNMIMQLRKCCNHPYLIQYPLQPGTDIFKVDEDLITSCGKMMLLDRMLPVLKERKHKVLLFSQMTSMLDVLQDYCVMRKFSFVRFDGSTKCEDRFAYIEEFNNDPNVFLFLLSTRAGGLGINLTGADTVIIYDSDWNPQNDSQAQDRCHRIGQERPVMVYRMVTMATIDQQIMERAARKRTMEKMIMHEDKFKGKLAMELNKVVSPDELLTLLQSNSLDRVAENKESIISDEELNQMLDRSSLKQDQPTMEDESHQSTITDSPKARFQIIRTTVDTISV; this is translated from the exons aTGCGTATAAGAGTAAGATTTACTCCAAAGAGAAGAGTGAGGACATACTCTTCCAGTGAGCATGAAGAGACAGAAGAGTCAGAGGAAGAAATGGATATTAAAGAGGAAGATGTAAATCCtccattgctccaacccactaGGAGATCATCTCGAGCCGTAAAGAAATCGACTTATTGTGAAGCTTCGTCCGATGAGGAGGAAAAG GTTGAAAAGAAACGCAAAGTTCCCTCAAAATACAAagcaaagaaaaagaagaaagttGATGATGATG ATGAATACAAACTATCCGAGCACTCCGAAGATGACAAGGAAGAAATGCTTAGTAATGATGAGTCTGCACAAAATAAATCACGTGGTTCAGATGAG GAAGGAGAAGTTGGTCCATCTGATATCAACATTGACGAATTACTGGAGAATAAATTTTATCGTCCTGATCAAAAGTCAGTAGTTGAAGCTGTGGAAGATATTGGTGGTATCAG ATATTTCAACGATCAAATGGTGAATCCGGCCCAACCTAAATTACTATGCGGTGGTATGCTGCGTGATTACCAAATTACTGGCTACCAGTGGCTCAAG ATAATGTATGAGAATGGTGAAAGTGGAATACTTGCTGATGAGATGGGACTTGGTAAAACTATTCAAGCGATCGCAATGGTGTGTAAGCTGGTTGAGGTTGGTGTGAATGGTCCGTTTCTGGTGTGTGCACCAACCACTACTGTTGCCAACTGGTTTAATGAGTTCAAAAAGTTTGCACCAAAG ATTAGTTTAATGTTGTACCACGGAACGGCACCAGAGCGATACCATCTTATTGAAACATTAATGGAGCATTTGAACGACAAAACACAAGTCGTTGTCATCACTTCATATGAAATTTTGTTAAGAGATCGACCTGCTTTGATG AAACACAGCTGGGGGTATTTAATCTTGGACGAAGGCCATCGGGTGAAAAACTCAAACAGCAGAACCATAAAAGAACTTAAGAAATTAACg ATACGTGGTAAGCTGATGTTAACGGGCACACCAATACAAAATAACCTCACAGAATTGTGGTCACTTCTTAATTTCTTGTTACCAGCAGTGTTTGATGATATGGCCAT TTTTCGAAGCTGGTTTAACTTAGATGTTCTTCAGAAAGATGAGAAAGTATTATCCATGTTACACCAG gtattaacACCATTTCTGTTGCGAAGATCGAAAAGTGATGTTGACATCAAGATTCCTCCAAAGAGAGAAATGCTGGTCATGGCTCCTCTCGCTTGCCTCCAGGAGAAGTTTTATCGAGCAACAGTCGATCGCTCGATTCGTCATCTTTTGATCAACAAAGAT TATTTCAACATCACACCTGGTGTAGCTCATCCTGATCTTATTGCAAGTAATAGTCAAGAAATGAAAGATGAAACTTCACTTAAATATCCAACTACCAGAAGTAAAACAATTG GATCCATGAAGCGAACAATTGAACCAGATGATGATTTTGTTGTCAACGTAACTTTAAACAACATGATCATGCAGCTTCGTAAATGTTGTAATCATCCTTACCTTATTCAATACCCCCTGCAACCAGGAACTGACATTTTTAAG GTTGATGAAGATCTAATAACATCTTGTGGGAAGATGATGTTGCTGGATCGGATGTTGCCAGTTTTGAAAGAAAGGAAACataag GTTCTTTTGTTCAGTCAGATGACATCAATGCTTGATGTTTTGCAAGATTATTGTGTTATGAGGAAGTTTTCCTTTGTGAGGTTTGATGGCTCCACTAAATGTGAAGACAGATTTGCTTAT atCGAGGAGTTTAATAATGACCCCAATGTGTTCCTCTTCCTTCTTTCAACAAGAGCTGGAGGATTAGGGATCAACCTCACTGGAGCTGACACCGTGATCATCTATGACTCAGATTGG AACCCTCAGAATGACTCACAAGCACAAGATCGATGTCATCGTATTGGGCAGGAACGACCAGTGATGGTGTATAGGATGGTTACCATGGCAACCATTGATCAGCAAATTATGGAGAGAGCAGCGAGGAAGAGAACAATGGAGAAAATGATCATGCACGAG GATAAATTCAAAGGCAAACTGGCAATGGAGTTGAACAAAGTTGTTTCACCAGATGAACTTCTCACTTTGCTACAATCTAATTCTCTGGATCG
- the LOC100177519 gene encoding uncharacterized protein LOC100177519 codes for MSSERPKRSRKIINYEEDTLHWVEQKELHKALMRSLQEKESPLKNESHNQLGDIHGGLKENPEPEICLKKIENTETSSSTVKILRNPRVAALSPRVLLTSLDSHSSSNESDREDVKRRKKKVKPKTKYTKHRSIVGHNNKAEKKVTNKHEDSCGLRLTRLQSKLLEEAELFKPMINSNKNFLETCESSSAHEMAMCQVTLENIAGALNDSNLQTPRKKLLFNKDGVTESMKNDVESSPSSRLRAQRKFASNASPPQTRSNSPVKMHRQKQTVAWNSTKEKKQKLISTHPELVGFAKSSKTVTQVETKVVRNGNTRSKIRNTRKPKSVFNGVPKTDAFLSYLCFRNTSLKRNLFD; via the coding sequence ATGTCATCGGAAAGACCAAAGAGATCacgcaaaataataaattacgaAGAAGATACGCTACATTGGGTGGAACAGAAAGAACTGCACAAAGCTTTAATGAGATCTTTACAAGAAAAAGAATCACCTTTAAAGAATGAATCACATAATCAACTAGGAGACATTCATGGAGGTTTAAAGGAAAATCCAGAACCAGAAATATGTCTGAAAAAGATAGAAAACACTGAAACAAGTTCATCAACTGTAAAGATCCTACGTAATCCACGGGTTGCAGCTCTGTCTCCAAGAGTTTTACTAACTTCACTTGACTCACACTCTAGTTCAAATGAGTCTGACCGGGAAGATGTTAAAAGAAGGAAAAAGAAAGtaaaacctaaaacaaaatataccaAACATAGGAGTATTGTTGGCCATAACAACAAAGCTGAAAAGAAGGTTACAAATAAACATGAGGACTCGTGTGGTCTTAGACTAACGAGACTGCAATCAAAACTTCTTGAAGAAGCTGAACTATTTAAACCAATGATTAATTCTAACAAGAACTTTCTAGAAACCTGTGAATCATCCTCTGCTCATGAAATGGCTATGTGTCAAGTAACTCTAGAAAACATTGCTGGTGCCTTGAATGACAGTAACCTACAAACCCCTAGAAAAAAACTATTGTTTAACAAAGATGGTGTCACTGAATCCATGAAGAATGATGTTGAGAGCAGCCCATCCTCACGTCTCCGTGCTCAGCGAAAGTTTGCATCAAATGCATCCCCTCCTCAAACACGAAGTAACAGTCCTGTCAAAATGCAcagacaaaaacaaactgtGGCTTGGAATTCAACCAaggaaaaaaagcaaaaattaatCTCCACACACCCTGAACTAGTAGGGTTCGCAAAGTCTTCGAAAACTGTGACACAAGTTGAAACCAAAGTTGTCAGAAATGGAAACACACGCAGTAAAATACGTAACACTAGAAAACCAAAATCAGTTTTTAATGGTGTCCCGAAAACAGATGCTTTCCTGTCTTACCTATGCTTCAGAAACACTTCTTTAAAAAGAAACTTGTTTGATTAA
- the LOC100179869 gene encoding checkpoint protein HUS1-like isoform X2 codes for MRFRAKVVNIDCIHHFTNVVNTISKLLKKCSIRLTKEKMFFILPDQVANGGVSMWCELKQANFFDEYRMDGVNEYELNEIYLEIVAENLCRAIKSANNAKSLKIKLTKKQVPCLTVEIELPSLSSTARIVTHDIPVSVIPSSLWGEYQEPEMPDFHVSLCLPPLKTVKHIVERLKNLSSYLTLSGNQEGDFALKVETELVSATTRFSDLEIPPYDPDGDSQAPSKLWPPSEMASARIDVKKLLQFLAGQQINPYKVICNIVDQSAVHFFLVHDDISLQYFIPVVAV; via the exons ATGAGGTTTCGCGCTAAAGTTGTCAACATCGATTGTATCCATCACTTTACAA ATGTTGTGAATACCATCAGCAAGCTATTAAAGAAATGTTCTATTCGATTAACAAAGGAAAAGATGTTTTTCATTCTTCCTGATCAAGTCGCAAATGGTGGAGTTAGCATGTGGTGTGAATTGAAACAG gcGAATTTTTTTGACGAATACCGAATGGATGGTGTGAATGAATACGagttaaatgaaatttatttggaAATTGTTGCTGAAAATTTATGTCGTGCAATAAAGTCTGCGAATAATGCAAAGTCTTTGAAAATTAAGCTCACCAAAAAGCAAGTTCCCTGTCTCACTGTGGAAATCGAGTTG CCATCATTATCCAGCACTGCACGGATTGTGACGCATGACATTCCTGTATCCGTTATTCCCAGTAGTCTGTGGGGTGAATACCAAGAACCAGAGATGCCAGACTTTCATGTCAGTTTATGTTTACCGCCTCTAAAAACT GTGAAACACATTGTTGAAAGATTGAAGAATCTAAGTAGTTACCTCACTTTGTCTGGAAACCAAGAAGGAGATTTTGCTTTGAAAGTTGAAACTGAACTCGTTTCTGCAACAACCAG GTTCAGCGATCTTGAAATCCCTCCCTATGATCCAGATGGGGACTCCCAAGCTCCATCAAAGTTGTGGCCACCAAGTGAGATGGCATCGGCACGAATTGATGTCAAGAAATTGTTACAGTTCCTAGCAGGCCAACAGATCAACCCATACAAAGTGATTTGCA ATATAGTGGATCAGTCCGCTGTACACTTCTTCCTTGTACATGACGACATTTCGTTGCAATATTTTATCCCAGTAGTTGCAGTGTAA
- the LOC100179869 gene encoding checkpoint protein HUS1-like isoform X1: MNFTYFPLIVLDTKTYENHIPPKNVVNTISKLLKKCSIRLTKEKMFFILPDQVANGGVSMWCELKQANFFDEYRMDGVNEYELNEIYLEIVAENLCRAIKSANNAKSLKIKLTKKQVPCLTVEIELPSLSSTARIVTHDIPVSVIPSSLWGEYQEPEMPDFHVSLCLPPLKTVKHIVERLKNLSSYLTLSGNQEGDFALKVETELVSATTRFSDLEIPPYDPDGDSQAPSKLWPPSEMASARIDVKKLLQFLAGQQINPYKVICNIVDQSAVHFFLVHDDISLQYFIPVVAV; this comes from the exons ATGAACTTCACGTACTTTCCGCTAATTGTACTAGACACGAAAACTTATGAGAATCATATTCCACCCAAAA ATGTTGTGAATACCATCAGCAAGCTATTAAAGAAATGTTCTATTCGATTAACAAAGGAAAAGATGTTTTTCATTCTTCCTGATCAAGTCGCAAATGGTGGAGTTAGCATGTGGTGTGAATTGAAACAG gcGAATTTTTTTGACGAATACCGAATGGATGGTGTGAATGAATACGagttaaatgaaatttatttggaAATTGTTGCTGAAAATTTATGTCGTGCAATAAAGTCTGCGAATAATGCAAAGTCTTTGAAAATTAAGCTCACCAAAAAGCAAGTTCCCTGTCTCACTGTGGAAATCGAGTTG CCATCATTATCCAGCACTGCACGGATTGTGACGCATGACATTCCTGTATCCGTTATTCCCAGTAGTCTGTGGGGTGAATACCAAGAACCAGAGATGCCAGACTTTCATGTCAGTTTATGTTTACCGCCTCTAAAAACT GTGAAACACATTGTTGAAAGATTGAAGAATCTAAGTAGTTACCTCACTTTGTCTGGAAACCAAGAAGGAGATTTTGCTTTGAAAGTTGAAACTGAACTCGTTTCTGCAACAACCAG GTTCAGCGATCTTGAAATCCCTCCCTATGATCCAGATGGGGACTCCCAAGCTCCATCAAAGTTGTGGCCACCAAGTGAGATGGCATCGGCACGAATTGATGTCAAGAAATTGTTACAGTTCCTAGCAGGCCAACAGATCAACCCATACAAAGTGATTTGCA ATATAGTGGATCAGTCCGCTGTACACTTCTTCCTTGTACATGACGACATTTCGTTGCAATATTTTATCCCAGTAGTTGCAGTGTAA
- the LOC100179869 gene encoding checkpoint protein HUS1-like isoform X3, with amino-acid sequence MLDVVNTISKLLKKCSIRLTKEKMFFILPDQVANGGVSMWCELKQANFFDEYRMDGVNEYELNEIYLEIVAENLCRAIKSANNAKSLKIKLTKKQVPCLTVEIELPSLSSTARIVTHDIPVSVIPSSLWGEYQEPEMPDFHVSLCLPPLKTVKHIVERLKNLSSYLTLSGNQEGDFALKVETELVSATTRFSDLEIPPYDPDGDSQAPSKLWPPSEMASARIDVKKLLQFLAGQQINPYKVICNIVDQSAVHFFLVHDDISLQYFIPVVAV; translated from the exons atGCTTG ATGTTGTGAATACCATCAGCAAGCTATTAAAGAAATGTTCTATTCGATTAACAAAGGAAAAGATGTTTTTCATTCTTCCTGATCAAGTCGCAAATGGTGGAGTTAGCATGTGGTGTGAATTGAAACAG gcGAATTTTTTTGACGAATACCGAATGGATGGTGTGAATGAATACGagttaaatgaaatttatttggaAATTGTTGCTGAAAATTTATGTCGTGCAATAAAGTCTGCGAATAATGCAAAGTCTTTGAAAATTAAGCTCACCAAAAAGCAAGTTCCCTGTCTCACTGTGGAAATCGAGTTG CCATCATTATCCAGCACTGCACGGATTGTGACGCATGACATTCCTGTATCCGTTATTCCCAGTAGTCTGTGGGGTGAATACCAAGAACCAGAGATGCCAGACTTTCATGTCAGTTTATGTTTACCGCCTCTAAAAACT GTGAAACACATTGTTGAAAGATTGAAGAATCTAAGTAGTTACCTCACTTTGTCTGGAAACCAAGAAGGAGATTTTGCTTTGAAAGTTGAAACTGAACTCGTTTCTGCAACAACCAG GTTCAGCGATCTTGAAATCCCTCCCTATGATCCAGATGGGGACTCCCAAGCTCCATCAAAGTTGTGGCCACCAAGTGAGATGGCATCGGCACGAATTGATGTCAAGAAATTGTTACAGTTCCTAGCAGGCCAACAGATCAACCCATACAAAGTGATTTGCA ATATAGTGGATCAGTCCGCTGTACACTTCTTCCTTGTACATGACGACATTTCGTTGCAATATTTTATCCCAGTAGTTGCAGTGTAA
- the LOC100175203 gene encoding MOB kinase activator 2 isoform X2 — protein MTMLDQLLQILSPQKDYDKRKSDSKYRRLKKKGKKNDKKPIVEEKKPYLDPELFKQLPGHVDIRKVVTKPRNIDEREWIATHAIALFHNINQLYGTVSEFCTADTCPIMQGPGQKQYAWVDERGKKLKCTGPQYVDYVMTFCQKCASNQDLFPTKYAQTFHESFYSEIKKILRFLFHVIAHMYYSHFARLKQMDMVGYLTTVFKHFTYLDRDFHLVDRQETSTMDDLVEAMGLFKPMPSSSETSVTERTTGACSAAESPSPSGNRTQQTPTHFHQQQMMHLPPRNNGAPMSIRNFQGWTPT, from the exons ATGACGATGCTGGATCAGCTACTGCAGATACTTTCACCACAGAAAGATTACGACAAACGAAAGTCCGACTCCAAGTATCGAAGACTAAAAAA AAAAGGAAAGAAGAATGACAAGAAACCAATAGTCGAAGAAAAAAAGCCATACCTGGACCCTGAACTGTTTAAGCAATTACCCGGACACGTTGATATAAGAAAAGTGGTCACCAAACCGCGAAATATAGACGAGCGAGAGTGGATAGCAACTCACG CCATCGCCCTTTTCCACAATATTAATCAACTGTACGGGACGGTGTCGGAGTTTTGTACAGCTGACACTTGCCCCATCATGCAAGGACCAGGACAAAA GCAATACGCGTGGGTAGATGAACGAGGGAAGAAACTGAAATGTACGGGACCTCAGTATGTTGATTACGTCATGACTTTCTGTCAGAAATGCGCGAGTAATCAAGATCTGTTCCCTACTAAATATG ccCAAACTTTCCACGAGTCTTTCTACTCGGAGATCAAGAAGATCCTTCGCTTCCTCTTCCACGTCATCGCGCACATGTATTACTCGCACTTTGCTCGCTTAAAACAAATGGACATGGTCGGCTATCTGACCACGGTGTTCAAACACTTCACTTACCTGGACAGAGACTTTCATCTCGTCGATCGTCAAGAGACTTCGACCATGGACGACCTAGTTGAGGCGATGGGTCTGTTTAAGCCCATGCCCTCGTCGAGCGAGACTTCTGTCACAGAACGCACGACTGGTGCTTGTTCAGCGGCCGAGTCGCCATCGCCCAGCGGGAATCGTACGCAGCAGACCCCGACTCACTTCCATCAGCAACAAATGATGCACCTCCCGCCACGCAACAACGGAGCACCGATGAGCATCCGAAATTTTCAGGGTTGGACGCCGACGTGA
- the LOC100175203 gene encoding MOB kinase activator 2 isoform X3 produces MDMINFIIRKGKKNDKKPIVEEKKPYLDPELFKQLPGHVDIRKVVTKPRNIDEREWIATHAIALFHNINQLYGTVSEFCTADTCPIMQGPGQKQYAWVDERGKKLKCTGPQYVDYVMTFCQKCASNQDLFPTKYAQTFHESFYSEIKKILRFLFHVIAHMYYSHFARLKQMDMVGYLTTVFKHFTYLDRDFHLVDRQETSTMDDLVEAMGLFKPMPSSSETSVTERTTGACSAAESPSPSGNRTQQTPTHFHQQQMMHLPPRNNGAPMSIRNFQGWTPT; encoded by the exons ATGGACATGATCAACTTTATCATCAG AAAAGGAAAGAAGAATGACAAGAAACCAATAGTCGAAGAAAAAAAGCCATACCTGGACCCTGAACTGTTTAAGCAATTACCCGGACACGTTGATATAAGAAAAGTGGTCACCAAACCGCGAAATATAGACGAGCGAGAGTGGATAGCAACTCACG CCATCGCCCTTTTCCACAATATTAATCAACTGTACGGGACGGTGTCGGAGTTTTGTACAGCTGACACTTGCCCCATCATGCAAGGACCAGGACAAAA GCAATACGCGTGGGTAGATGAACGAGGGAAGAAACTGAAATGTACGGGACCTCAGTATGTTGATTACGTCATGACTTTCTGTCAGAAATGCGCGAGTAATCAAGATCTGTTCCCTACTAAATATG ccCAAACTTTCCACGAGTCTTTCTACTCGGAGATCAAGAAGATCCTTCGCTTCCTCTTCCACGTCATCGCGCACATGTATTACTCGCACTTTGCTCGCTTAAAACAAATGGACATGGTCGGCTATCTGACCACGGTGTTCAAACACTTCACTTACCTGGACAGAGACTTTCATCTCGTCGATCGTCAAGAGACTTCGACCATGGACGACCTAGTTGAGGCGATGGGTCTGTTTAAGCCCATGCCCTCGTCGAGCGAGACTTCTGTCACAGAACGCACGACTGGTGCTTGTTCAGCGGCCGAGTCGCCATCGCCCAGCGGGAATCGTACGCAGCAGACCCCGACTCACTTCCATCAGCAACAAATGATGCACCTCCCGCCACGCAACAACGGAGCACCGATGAGCATCCGAAATTTTCAGGGTTGGACGCCGACGTGA
- the LOC100175203 gene encoding MOB kinase activator 2 isoform X4 produces the protein MMDWLMGKGKKNDKKPIVEEKKPYLDPELFKQLPGHVDIRKVVTKPRNIDEREWIATHAIALFHNINQLYGTVSEFCTADTCPIMQGPGQKQYAWVDERGKKLKCTGPQYVDYVMTFCQKCASNQDLFPTKYAQTFHESFYSEIKKILRFLFHVIAHMYYSHFARLKQMDMVGYLTTVFKHFTYLDRDFHLVDRQETSTMDDLVEAMGLFKPMPSSSETSVTERTTGACSAAESPSPSGNRTQQTPTHFHQQQMMHLPPRNNGAPMSIRNFQGWTPT, from the exons AAAAGGAAAGAAGAATGACAAGAAACCAATAGTCGAAGAAAAAAAGCCATACCTGGACCCTGAACTGTTTAAGCAATTACCCGGACACGTTGATATAAGAAAAGTGGTCACCAAACCGCGAAATATAGACGAGCGAGAGTGGATAGCAACTCACG CCATCGCCCTTTTCCACAATATTAATCAACTGTACGGGACGGTGTCGGAGTTTTGTACAGCTGACACTTGCCCCATCATGCAAGGACCAGGACAAAA GCAATACGCGTGGGTAGATGAACGAGGGAAGAAACTGAAATGTACGGGACCTCAGTATGTTGATTACGTCATGACTTTCTGTCAGAAATGCGCGAGTAATCAAGATCTGTTCCCTACTAAATATG ccCAAACTTTCCACGAGTCTTTCTACTCGGAGATCAAGAAGATCCTTCGCTTCCTCTTCCACGTCATCGCGCACATGTATTACTCGCACTTTGCTCGCTTAAAACAAATGGACATGGTCGGCTATCTGACCACGGTGTTCAAACACTTCACTTACCTGGACAGAGACTTTCATCTCGTCGATCGTCAAGAGACTTCGACCATGGACGACCTAGTTGAGGCGATGGGTCTGTTTAAGCCCATGCCCTCGTCGAGCGAGACTTCTGTCACAGAACGCACGACTGGTGCTTGTTCAGCGGCCGAGTCGCCATCGCCCAGCGGGAATCGTACGCAGCAGACCCCGACTCACTTCCATCAGCAACAAATGATGCACCTCCCGCCACGCAACAACGGAGCACCGATGAGCATCCGAAATTTTCAGGGTTGGACGCCGACGTGA